The DNA region TGATGTCCTTTCTCCTGCTTTCGTGAACAAATGGCTTATTGCCGTTCTTGTGGTCAGGCAGCTGGATTTGATTTCTTGCATAATTTGTGTAAAGGTAGCTTATGTTTAATTCGGGCTTTGAATAATGCTTTGCTTCAGGCATCCTTAAAATTCGCCCTACAGTCTGCGTGTGAAATATCGGATTTTTTATCTCCCTGAACATTACCAGTGTGGAGGCTCTTGGGCAATCCCATCCTGTTGCTGCCGCCTGCTTGAATATCAAAAAAGACACCTCTGAATCATTTTTCTCAATCTCGTCAAGATTTTCCTTCTTTTCAGAAAGCCAAATTGCAATATCGCGGTCTTTAACACCTTTCTTTTTCAGAAACTCCTTAACAATATCCAATTTAGACTTGCCTGTTGTTTCTTTTGTAGCCTGATCGTCATTCGGCAATTGGATGATAACCAAAGGATTTATGCCTAATTCCATCTCCCGATAAAGTTTCTTTATTTCATTCGCCTTCTTAAGCGCCAGTGACAGCAGCAAGTCATCCTCATGCAACCCTTTCTTTGCCATCTTCGCCAAGTCTTCTTTTGTCTGGGTAACTATTTTTTCTTTAATTAAGCCGGAATCAATCACATCCTTCCTGTCAACTTCAACAAACCCAGCCCTTTTGTGGTTGACATCGGATATAGAAGGCTCGCCTTTGGGTGTGGCGGTAATCTTTAGTATAATTCTAGGGTCTATAAGGCTTAACAATTCATCTGCCAATTCTGTATCCGTATCCCTGTGAGCCTCATCTATAATCAAAATCGGCTCTCTGCCATCTTTCTGAGTTGCCCTGATGAAACCATCAAAAAGACCTAAACCCTCCTGAGTATTTTCATCTTCTCTCCTCAGCTTCCTTCCTTCTTTTGTTGAGTCCTTTATTTTCTGCCAATTGATAAAGAAAAGATTATTTTTCTCCAATTTCCCCCTGTTTAAGTCATTCAGATCAAGCAAATTCAGCTCACTGGCTCCTCCATAATAATCGAAAAACTTGTTTTTGCTCTGGGTATATGAATCCTCGCTAAAACTAAACCAAAGAAAGGCCTTGTCTGCATCGAATTGAGGATCGCCTGTTAAATCCCTGAGAAACTGAGCAACCATTATTGTCTTACCACTTCCAGTTGGTGCTTTAAAAACCAGTGGCAGCTTTCTGTTCCCTGTCTTCCACAGCTCGAGAAACTGCTTTCGCAAATCAGCAATTGCTTTCTCTTGAAATGGTTTCAAACGTATGTTTTTCATTTTATCCCTTAATTTTCTTCTTAATCTCTTCTATTAGAACATTAAGATTTAAAGTCTCTTTTGCTGCACAAACAATTGGATATATAAAACCCTTGGATGTCGCTATTGCAACAAACCTTATGCACCGATGGGAAGGTTTTCCCTCTTTTACATATTGCCTTTCCTCTTCAAGTATCTCCAATAGCCTCTCTTTCCTAAAAACCCAGAATTTTTCATAGTCTCCGATTAAAAAATACGTGGTATTATCTTCCTTCTCTATACCTGAATTTATCCATTTCGTATTTTCCGATTTTGCTTTTTCCGCATACTCTATATAGAGATTGCCAGTTTTCTTGTACATCATGTCATGCTTTA from bacterium includes:
- a CDS encoding DEAD/DEAH box helicase family protein is translated as MKNIRLKPFQEKAIADLRKQFLELWKTGNRKLPLVFKAPTGSGKTIMVAQFLRDLTGDPQFDADKAFLWFSFSEDSYTQSKNKFFDYYGGASELNLLDLNDLNRGKLEKNNLFFINWQKIKDSTKEGRKLRREDENTQEGLGLFDGFIRATQKDGREPILIIDEAHRDTDTELADELLSLIDPRIILKITATPKGEPSISDVNHKRAGFVEVDRKDVIDSGLIKEKIVTQTKEDLAKMAKKGLHEDDLLLSLALKKANEIKKLYREMELGINPLVIIQLPNDDQATKETTGKSKLDIVKEFLKKKGVKDRDIAIWLSEKKENLDEIEKNDSEVSFLIFKQAAATGWDCPRASTLVMFREIKNPIFHTQTVGRILRMPEAKHYSKPELNISYLYTNYARNQIQLPDHKNGNKPFVHESRRKDIIKPIELESTFMGRADYNDLGDTFQIIFKSICDDFFGIQEDDKAEVVKNKTKAKNLDTEDYKIENKLIVDAEIDDYDNFVQEIRDRGEDLSVETSRNDLERMYNLLCFNIILKQEAENKKFAPERSWGKLKTALNVWFSERVGGKRENYYKIIVKDLLKEDSVLRKIISEALEKYRPLRQAEVQRKESRTKRTEKLKIPRPSLFYTDDYKATTDIDGVKLSKNSMVPFYLQEAYSGRNNEVEFIKYLESKKSVIWWYKNGNTGSEHFSLPYYDKEGKKERLFYPDWIVKIKNKVLVLDTKQGMTADSRDTKYKAEVLQEWLAEQKGKMAGGIIVKASGIWRLNNQKGYSYYTNLKDWVYLDELF